One window of the Planctomycetota bacterium genome contains the following:
- a CDS encoding putative dsRNA-binding protein yields ADEIDHVVAGEYSLNYKSLLQQHAQRDLGATPHYEVLDEKGPDHAKAFEIAVVIHGRRYPSAWGPSKKAAEQRAAMEALRVLGELEAETTPVGPDADLPADDEQEKD; encoded by the coding sequence GGCCGACGAGATCGACCACGTCGTCGCCGGGGAGTACTCGCTCAACTACAAGTCCCTTCTTCAGCAGCACGCGCAGCGCGACCTCGGCGCGACGCCTCATTACGAAGTCCTCGACGAGAAAGGGCCCGACCACGCCAAGGCTTTCGAGATCGCGGTCGTCATCCACGGGCGCCGCTATCCCAGCGCATGGGGACCCAGCAAGAAGGCGGCCGAACAGCGGGCCGCCATGGAAGCCCTTCGCGTCCTCGGCGAATTGGAAGCCGAAACAACACCCGTCGGCCCGGACGCCGACCTGCCCGCCGACGACGAGCAGGAAAAGGACTAG
- a CDS encoding dipeptide epimerase — MRHKPKSLEVWTYEISMRVRFEHAAAGRDTSTGILVRLELADGSIGWGEGIPRDYVTGETLASAVEVVRSVYADRLTRDAPLAEPPVSDGGVVHNAAWCAVELAWLDAVGRSRRVRVADILAAQMDLKPYRLLRRVSAILSAGPVEKVRRNLRVMRLLAFRDYKLKVGKDAAQDEANLAECHRQLGRGMARRRGPTRRTLRVDANGAWDLEEAVRRSESLHRGGVLAVEQPLAKGNEAALAELRRRTRVPIMLDESLLSLEQAERLIQGGQVDLFNIRISKNGGLVQSLRLADLAHRSGLDFQLGCMVGETGILTAAGRIFLELAGRRVRFAEGSYGRFLLRSDVTRERLSFGYGGFVRAMSGSGLGVHVQPHKVREVARRALRIEY, encoded by the coding sequence ATGCGGCACAAGCCGAAAAGCCTCGAGGTCTGGACCTACGAGATCTCGATGCGGGTGCGTTTCGAGCACGCCGCCGCGGGACGCGACACGAGCACGGGCATTCTGGTGCGGCTCGAGTTGGCGGACGGGTCCATCGGATGGGGCGAAGGCATTCCGCGCGATTACGTGACGGGCGAGACGCTGGCCTCGGCCGTCGAGGTCGTCCGCTCCGTCTACGCCGACCGTTTGACCCGCGACGCGCCGCTCGCCGAACCGCCCGTCTCCGACGGCGGGGTCGTGCACAACGCGGCCTGGTGTGCGGTGGAACTGGCGTGGCTCGACGCCGTGGGCCGATCGCGCCGCGTGCGCGTGGCCGACATCCTCGCCGCTCAGATGGACCTGAAACCCTATCGCCTGCTTCGTCGCGTGAGCGCCATTCTCTCGGCCGGGCCGGTCGAAAAGGTCCGCCGGAACCTGCGGGTGATGCGGCTGCTGGCGTTCCGCGACTACAAACTCAAGGTGGGCAAGGACGCCGCGCAGGACGAGGCCAACCTGGCCGAGTGCCATCGCCAGTTGGGCAGGGGCATGGCCCGCCGGCGCGGCCCCACGCGGCGAACGCTGCGCGTCGATGCCAATGGCGCCTGGGACCTCGAGGAGGCCGTCCGGCGAAGCGAGTCGCTCCACCGCGGGGGAGTTCTCGCGGTCGAGCAGCCGCTCGCGAAGGGCAACGAGGCGGCGCTCGCCGAACTTCGGCGCCGGACGCGCGTCCCGATCATGCTCGACGAATCGCTCCTGTCGCTTGAACAGGCCGAACGCCTCATCCAGGGCGGGCAGGTGGACCTGTTTAACATCCGCATCTCGAAAAACGGGGGCCTGGTGCAGAGCCTTCGCCTGGCAGACCTGGCCCACCGCTCCGGCCTCGATTTTCAACTCGGGTGCATGGTCGGCGAGACAGGGATCCTGACGGCGGCGGGGCGGATTTTTCTCGAACTCGCCGGCCGGCGCGTCCGATTTGCGGAAGGATCCTACGGCCGGTTCCTGCTCAGGTCCGACGTGACGCGCGAGCGGCTTTCGTTTGGCTACGGCGGTTTCGTCCGGGCGATGAGTGGGTCCGGGCTGGGCGTTCACGTCCAGCCGCACAAGGTTCGAGAAGTCGCGAGGCGGGCTTTGAGGATCGAGTACTGA
- a CDS encoding ABC transporter ATP-binding protein: MIPLRLETVTKRFGPFVAVDGVSLTVEPGELFFLLGPSGCGKTTLLRVIAGFYPPDSGRVYFGDRDVTDLPPHRRRCGMVFQNYALWPHMTVRDNVAFGLSVQGVRRDERRRRALDLLDVVQMAEYASRRPTQLSGGQQQRVALARALAINPDFLLLDEPLSNLDAKLRLQMRSEIRRTQRAARVTSLYVTHDQDEALAMADRLAVVRDGRIVALGTPRDLYENPPGPWVAGFLGETNLLEGEVRARDGDAAVVAVPFGTVRVARAPRALFPGVPVVLSIRPEAVRLLAAEGEAPAENVFAVTVLARTFQGETEQARVRLGRYEILASDRPTDLPPVKPGEPARVHLAPEAIRVFVREIAAVQAAGAKTAGE, translated from the coding sequence ATGATTCCCTTGCGATTGGAAACCGTGACGAAGCGGTTCGGCCCGTTCGTGGCCGTGGACGGCGTGTCGCTCACCGTCGAGCCGGGAGAACTTTTTTTCCTCCTCGGGCCCTCGGGCTGCGGCAAGACGACGCTCCTTCGCGTCATTGCTGGTTTCTATCCGCCCGACTCGGGACGCGTCTATTTCGGCGACCGCGACGTTACGGACCTCCCGCCCCATCGGCGCCGCTGCGGCATGGTGTTCCAGAACTACGCCCTCTGGCCGCACATGACCGTCCGGGACAACGTGGCGTTCGGCCTTTCGGTGCAGGGCGTGCGGCGCGACGAACGCCGGCGCCGGGCCCTCGACCTGTTGGACGTGGTCCAGATGGCCGAGTACGCTTCGCGCCGGCCGACGCAATTGTCGGGCGGCCAGCAACAGCGCGTGGCTCTCGCGCGGGCCCTTGCCATCAACCCGGATTTCCTCCTGCTGGACGAGCCGCTCTCGAACCTCGATGCGAAACTCCGGCTCCAGATGCGGTCCGAAATCCGCCGCACGCAGCGCGCCGCCCGCGTCACCAGCCTCTACGTGACGCACGACCAGGACGAGGCGCTCGCGATGGCCGACCGCCTCGCCGTCGTGCGCGACGGCCGGATCGTCGCCCTCGGGACCCCGCGGGACCTCTACGAGAATCCGCCCGGCCCGTGGGTCGCCGGATTCCTCGGCGAGACGAACCTCCTGGAGGGCGAAGTCCGCGCGCGAGACGGCGACGCGGCCGTCGTCGCCGTGCCGTTTGGGACGGTGCGGGTCGCGCGGGCGCCGCGCGCCCTTTTCCCCGGCGTGCCGGTCGTCCTGAGCATTCGGCCGGAGGCGGTGCGGCTCCTGGCGGCCGAAGGCGAGGCGCCGGCGGAGAACGTCTTTGCGGTCACGGTGCTGGCGCGAACGTTCCAGGGCGAGACGGAGCAGGCGCGGGTGCGCCTCGGCCGGTACGAGATCCTGGCGTCGGACCGTCCGACGGATTTGCCGCCCGTCAAACCGGGCGAGCCGGCCCGCGTGCACCTCGCGCCGGAGGCCATCCGCGTGTTCGTCCGCGAAATTGCCGCCGTCCAGGCCGCAGGCGCAAAAACGGCAGGAGAATGA